The genomic window GTGGGCCAACGTGCTGAATAACCTTCCAACATAGCAGTGAGCTGGTCTTCCTGGATCTCACCCCGATGAATGCGGTAGTCCATAAATTCATATCTCCTTGGTCGTGGGTATGTAGAAGAGGGAAGCCAGGCTGCTTGTCCGAGTGCTTTCCTCCCGGTGAGTAGGATGCCTACGAAAGGCAACTCCTGCGTGGGAGCAGACGTGGCGGCAGCGAGAAATCGGGATGTTTTTCGTACCGCCATAAAGTTTGTCGGATTCTATAAGCTCATGAAAAGCGCAAGCCTGTGCTTGTACGAGACCACATCGCAGGGTGGGCCAACAAAATTGTGATCCACTTCGAACATGATGAGGCAGTCTGGTAGCTGGTTCGGCTCTACAATGAACACATGGAACCACTGGTGATTGCAGGGCGTGCCTTTCAGTCGAGGCTGATTGTGGGCACAGGGAAATACAAGGATGGTCCGGAGACGCAGGCGGCCATCGAAGCCTCAGGTGCCGAGATGGTCACGGTTGCCGTCCGGCGCGTGAATCTGGACCGCTCAAAGGAATCGCTTCTGGACTACATTGATCCGCAGCGCTATTTTCTGCTGCCGAACACGGCAGGCTGCTACACGGCGGAAGAGGCGGTGCGCGCGGCCAGACTGGCACGCGAAGTTGGAATTTCTGATTGGGTGAAGATCGAGGTCATCGGGGACCAAGCGACCCTCTACCCGGATGTCCAGGCAACACTGGAGGCCACCCGCATTTTAGTAAAGGAAGGCTTTACGGTTTTGCCGTATACCTCTGATGACATTGTGTTTGCGAAGCGTTTGATTGATGCAGGCGCAGCCGCTGTGATGCCGCTGGCGGCCCCCATCGGGAGTGGACTTGGGATCCAGAACCGGGCCACCCTTCAGATTCTGCGAGAGATGATTACAGAGGTGCCACTGATTGTGGATGCCGGTGTGGGTACGGCATCCGATGCGGTGGTGGCCATGGAGTTGGGGGCCGATGGGGTGTTAATGAATACCGCGATTGCCTCTGCGGCGCATCCGGTCCTGATGGCGGAGGCCATGCAGCATGCCGTGCTCGCTGGACGGCAGGCCTACCTGGCCGGAAGAATGCCCCGCAAGCTGTATGCAACGGCCAGCTCGCCGCTGGAGGGAATTTCACGCTGAACCGCCAGTAGTCCGTTCGGAGTGGAAAGGCCTCTGTCTGGCTTTGTTCGCAATGGGCTACACTCATTCTGAATGCGGGTTTTTGGCATTGACTGCGGCACAGAGTGCACCGGCTATGGTGTGGTGGAGTGGGAGAGCGCGCATCGCGATCCCGTGTTGAAGGCGTTGGCAGCAGGCGGAATCCGGCTGCCCAAGAAGCTTTCCCTCGCCCAACGTCTGGCATTGCTATATGCAGAACTCAGCACTCTGCTGGCCGCGCACCAGCCGGACGTGGTTGCAGTCGAGGAGGTCTTTTACTCCGTAAATGCCAAGTCTGCGCTGAAACTGGGACAGGTGCGAGGAGTGGCCCTGCTGGCGGCAGCAAATGCGAATCTTTTTGTAGCAGAATATGCTCCTCTCACAATCAAATCTACCGTGGTGGGATATGGATTAGCGCAGAAGGAGCAGGTGCAATTCATGGTGACGCGGCTGCTGCATCTGGACAAAACACCAGAGCCGGCCGATGCCGCCGACGCGCTGGCCATTGCTATTTGCCACATCCACACTACGCAAACTCTGACTTTACAAAGCGGAGCCGTCCGTTAAATGAAGAGACGATTGCTGGCCATGCTGGCCTTTGGTTTCGCAGCCGGAGCATTTGCGCAGGACAGTCCAAGCAAAGCGCATATCCGGTTTATCTTCGAGAACCCCAAACTGCAACCTTCCACCTATGTGATTGACATCAACGAGGACGGAACCGGACACTTCCAGTCCCAGACGGGTACCGCTCCGACTGCAGATACCGAGGGGATTACGGCAGAGCCTCTCGATGTCGACATCCGGATTGTGGATCCCCTGCTAGGTTTTCTGTTCAAGACGGCCCGATCGCATAATTTTTTCGATGTGGCATGTGAAAGCACCCGGGCGAAGATGGCATTTACGGGCAAGAAGGCCCTGATGTACACGGGCCCGGATGGGGACGGGTCGTGCACCTTCAATTGGTCACGGGACCAGCAGATTATGAAGATCGCTGACAGCCTGATTGCTACTGCCTATACATTGCAGGTGGGCCAGAGGCTCACATTGGAACATGAACATAACCGGCTGGGGCTGGATACAGAACTGGAATCGCTACAGGAAGCCGTAAAACAGGGGCAGGCGCAGCAATTGCAGAACATTGCCCCGCAGCTGCAATCCATTGCCAATGATGAAAATGTCATGGAACGGGCGCGCAACCGGGCCCGCCAGCTGCTGAACGGCGAAAAGGCTGGATAGGCATCTCAACGGGAGCAGCCCCCGCCCGAGCACAGACCCAGAGCATTCAGCGGGGGGGCTGGGCCTTTTCTGCGCTTCCGGAAGGCGTGGAAGAAGGTGCGTCATTTCCATCATTGTCATCCTGCTGGGCGCGTTTTGGCAGCGCAAAGGGCTGCTTCAGCCCTTTTTCTGCGGCTGCTTTGGTATCAGGCTGGCCGTCGCGCACCGTCAGGGCCGTCTGGTATTCCACCAGGGCCTGGTCGCGTTCATCGCGGACATCGTGGATACGACCCAGATAAATATGGGACCACGCGAGAAGACGGGGGTCCTTTGAGAGGCGGATGGTTTCGTTGAAGCTCTTCTCGGCTGCGTCCATGTGGCCCTGCATGAGACTGGTAAGGGCGAGGATGTAGTTGGCGCGTCCTGGATCCGGGGTATGGTCTTTGAGGGCCTGCTCTGCCAACTGCTCAGCTCCGGCTGCATCTCCCTGATGTAACTTGATTTCCGCCAGATCCAGGCCGTGGGGCCTGCGCGAGGCGTGGCTGATGACGTCCGAAGAGCCTTCCTCTGCGAAATCAATATCGCGGGCACGGTGCACCTGCTGGTCCACATCCATTCCGTAGACCATGGGACCGATGGCTTCGCTGAGACTCTCAGGGGTGTGCTCGAAGGCGATGAGCTGGTCATAGAAATACTGCGTAAGCACAAAGCCCGCAGTCATGTCGCGATTGACGGCCTGCTGACGGATGGCGGCAATTTTCTGCAAAGAGGCATTGCGCTTCTGTGTCTCCCGCTCCAGGTCGGAGCGGCGGACATCTGCGGGAATCTTATATTCCTGCACTCCCGTGTCCATGGTGCGGGCCTCGACGGCGCGGATGAGGCATTCGATCACGAGAGAAACAATATCAGCGCGGTACTGAAAATCCAGGGGAGCGTCCCGGACTGTTTTCAGGATGGGCAGCAGGCGGTCCAAGGACGAGGCGCGCGAATAAAGCAGCGGCTCAATCATGTAATGGAGATAGGTATGGCGCACCTCCTGCATATGGATGGTGCCATTCACAGGGGAGGTCACCACGACGTAATCCGGGCCGTAAACACGAGCATTCGTCTGTGCCGGGGAAAGCAGCGGTTCCAGTACAACAAGAAAGCGGATGCCGCTGTACGTGCTGGCCGGCATCTTGAGGTAAGTGTTTGTGCTGACAATCATCTGGGTCAGAGGATTGTGCAAACGAGCAACTTCCTCGTCGTACTCTGCACGATTGGCAAGCCAGATGAGGTGGAGCTGGATGGCGTCGGCAAATGAATGCAGCAGAGGAAGGATTTCAACGATACCATTGGCATCGGGCGGGAGGTCTTCCTCGTCAACGCTGAGCGCGAGGGCCGGAGGAGGGGTGAGATAAAGTGCGAGTGAAACGTACTGTGCCAGGTCCCGGCTGGCATCGGCCAGGCGGTGCTGGTTGATAAAAAGACAGAGCTTGTCGCGTGCTTCCCGGGCTTTTTCTGACTGCTGTGCGGCCTGGTTGACCTGATCACGCACATGCATCCGGACCGGGTCAGATTCACTCAGGCCATTGTCATAGCCGCAGGCGTTGAGCGCCACGGCAACATCAAAGAGCGCCTCGCTGGTCTGAAGACTGACGGTAGGGCCCGCGGGATCGACCAGTGCCGGCGGCTTTTCCGGGGGTGGAGGCGGCATTTCCGGCTGCTGTTTCTGGTTTTTTGCCGGGGGGTGCGCAGACGGAAGATTTGCAGACTGCTGGGCCCCGACGATGGAGACACAGGTAAGACAGAAAAAGGCGAGGAAAAGACGCAGGTTCAGGCGAAGGGGCATTGACTGGGAACTCTTCTATAGAAGTCTAGTGAAACCGGGCTGAGAGGGTCAACGTCACCCCGGCGGATGGCATTCGGCCTCAGTTCGTGGTTGTGCCGTCGAGCAGCCACGCGCAGGTTTCGGTGCGCTTCACGCCATCGTGAACGACAAAAGTCTTTGGAGCACCGCTCGCCGTGGTGCTCCAGAGGGAGCATCCGGCATAAGCGCCATCTTTGCGCACAATGTAATAAATCATGTCCAGGTAGCGGAGCTTCTGCATATCACCGTTATAGTTGCGGACAATGCGGCGCAGGGCCTCCAGTCCGGCCTCTCTGGGTGTCATGCCCTGCCGCATCAGTTCGACAATCGTATGTGCACCGGCCACCTTGATATTCTCTTCACCGGACCCGGTGGCCCCGGCGGAGCCCACGTCCTGGTCCGTATAGCAACCGGCTCCGATGATGGGGGAGTCTCCCAGCCGTCCGGCGATTTTGAAGGCCTGGCCTGAGGTGGAAGTGGCCCCGGACATCTCTCCTTTTGTATTGACGACCGAGACATGGACGGTCCCGGTGGTCGGCCAGAGGATTTGTGCAGCGGCGAGGGCGCGTTTTTGCGGAGGAATGCCGAGGTCAGCGGCCATGGCCATCAGTTGCTGTGAGCGCAGACGCACCACTTCAGCCCATTCCGGACCGGGATGGCGGGGAATGGCGCTGTGGTTCAGCACTGGAGCTGGATTTGCATCTTTGCCCCCCGGAGCCGACATGGGAGGCCCCCAGAAGTTCTGGCTGGTACGGCTTTCCTTCCATAACAGCCACATTTTGCGGGCGTCGTCGGTGAGCAGATCTTCCCGTTTCAGGCCATGCATGACCGCAAAGTGTTCTGCTCCCTGACCGGTGAGCATTACGTGCCCGGACCTTTCCATGATGAGGCGGGCCACCAGGCAGGCGTGGCGGATGTTCTGTATTGCGCCGACTGAGCCGGCCATCCGCGAAGGGCCGTGCATGCAGCAGGCATCCAGCTCCACGACACCATCTTCATTGGGCAGGCCGCCATAGCCCACACTATGGTCGTTAGGATCATCTTCGCGGCCCATGCAGATGTGATTGCAGGCGTCCAGAGTATCGGCCCCGTCCTGTAGCATTTTCCAGGCCTCGTCTACGGTATGGTCGCCGGTTTCGCGAGTCACAATGACGGACTTGCCGGGCGGAGTCAGACGCTTTACGCTCTCGGCCATTTGTGCGTCAACCGGCGAGGGTATCGTTACCAATCCGGCCGCCGTAACGGCAGCACGGGACAGAAAATCGCGGCGGGTGGTCATTTGAGCTTCAGCATACCATCGGGTTGCACTGCGCGATACCAAATGTAGTCGGGGAAAGCGGGTGTTGTACTCGTCTGCTTCTGCTAGGCTGTTCTTTTATCAGAAAGAAGGGCCCAAATGCGACGTTTGCTCTGCATTTTTCTGCTCTGTGTCGGCGCCGCCGCTCAAAGTCTTCCCGTGCAGCCTGTCCATCATCTTTCAGATGCTTTACAGTCCAAGGTGGATGAAGCGGCTGCGCAGGTCCTGGAACAGACCGGAGTGCCTTCAGCTTCTATCGCTATAGTGCAAAAGGGAGAGATTGTCTACACCCATGCTTATGGCAAGGCAAGACTCGATCCGCCGCTTCCCGCCAGTCCAGGGATGCGCTACTCCATTGGTTCCATTTCCAAGCAGTTTACAGCCGCAGCGGTGCTGCTGCTGGAGCAGCAGGGCAGGCTTTCCGTGGATGATCCGGTATCGAAGTACATCCCGGGGCTGACGCGTGGTGACGAGGTGACTATCCGGATGTTGCTCTCCCACACATCCGGTTATCAGGACTACTGGCCGGAAGACTATCTCATGCCGCCCATGCGAAAACCAACCACCGCCCAGCACATTCTGGACACATGGGCCAAAAAGCCGCTGGACTTTGAGCCGGGGACGAAATGGCAGTACTCCAACACAAATTATGTGATTGCTGGTCTGATTGTCGAGAAGGTCAGCGGTGAGCCTCTGATGAAGTTTCTGCAGGAGCACATCTTCGCTCCGCTGAAGATGCAATCGGTGTACGATACAGACCTTGCGCGGCTGGGAGACACCGACGCAGAAGGGTATATCCGGTATGCTCTGGGGCCGCTGCGTCCCGCGCCAAAAGAGGGGGCAGGATGGATGTTTGCCGCCGGCGAGCTGGCGATGCCGGCCTATGACCTGGCACTTTGGGACATCAGTATGATGGACCGCTCGCTGCTGGCGCCCGGGTCTTACCAGCAGATGTTCACCTCAGTGAAATTAAAGGACGGCACAGATACTGGTTATGGACTCGGTGTCTTTACGACGCCGAGAATGGGGCATGCGGCCCTGGAGCACACCGGGGAAGTCTCCGGATTCGTTGCCGAGAACATCGTCTTTCCGGACGACAAGGCAGCAATTGTGGTACTGACCAACCAGGACGCCTCTTCGGCGGCCTCGGCGATCGCACGGCAACTGACCCCCCTGGTGCTGGGCATTGAAGCGAAATCGGCGCAGGGAGCCGAGGCCCAGACGCTGAGGATTTTCAAGGGGTTACAGCAAGGTCAGATTGACCGCACGCTTTTTACCGAAAATTGCAATGCATATTTCAGCCAACAGGCCCTTGAAGATTTTGCATCAAGTCTGAAGCCGCTGGGTGATCCGGTAAGTTTCCGGCAGGTGGCCGAAGAATTGCGCGGAGGGATGACCTTCCGGGAGTTCGCGGTGGAGTTTGCCCATACTCTGCAGCGTCTGCGGGTGACCACCTATACGATGCCGGATGGAAAACTGGAGCAATATCTAGTGATCCCTGTGCAGTGAGGCGTGCATCTAAAATCTGAGTGTGTTTTGCTGGAGTTTCTTCAGCATAATACGATAAAGGACAGTGAGGCATTCTCCAGATCGGATGGGGTTTCCACAGCGCGGAGAATGCTTCGATTTTTTGAATTGCGACAATGCCTGCAACACAAAATAAAGACTATTACGCCATTCTCGGCATTAAAAAGACGGCCACTCAGGACGAGGTGCGCAAGGCCTTCCGGAAACTCGCGCGGAAATATCATCCGGACGTAAACCCTGGCGACAAGAAGGCCGAGGAGAAGTTCAAGGAAATTTCAGAAGCACATGACATTCTGAGTGACGAGAAGAAGCGGAAAATTTACGACCAGTTCGGCTTTTACTCAGACCAGATTGATCCTGCTGCGGCGGAAGCTGCGGCACGCGGATACCAGGCCCATGGAGCGGGCGCGCAGCAGGAAGTGCCATTCGACTTTGGCGGCTTTGATTTCTCCGACTTTGCTGGTGGAACAGGTGGTGGAGGCACGCAGTCCAGCGGATGGGGAAGCTTCCGCGATATTTTTTCCGGCATTTTTAACCGCGAGGAACGGCAACGGGGTCCGGTACCTGGTACGGACCTGGAATATCAGGTCACAGTAGACTTCTGGACGGCCATCCGCGGCGGGTCAGCTCGGGTGCAGGTGCAGAGGCAAGAGGTTTGTCCGACGTGTAAGGGACGGTCGACCACGGGCGGGTCCTATACCTGCCCCGAATGCCACGGGACTGGACAGGTGACCCAGATGGGAGGGCGGATGAAGTTCAACATACCGTGCCCCAGCTGTGGCGGAAGTGGTAAGCGGCAGAGCTCCTGCGCGACCTGTCACGGCGAGGGAGTCGTGATGCGCTCCGAACCGATCGAGTTCCGTATCAAGCCCGGGACGCGAGACGGGCAGCGCATCCGCCTGGCCGGAAAGGGCAATGCCGGACGAAATGGCGGTGCTCCCGGAGATTTATACCTGATTGTTCGCACGGGGGCTCATCCTGTTTTTACGCGGCAGGGGGATGACATCCACATGACCGTACCGGTGACAGTGACCGAAGCGGCCCTGGGCGCGAAAGTCGAGGTCCCCACCATCGACGGGCGGGCGCAGTTGCGGATTCCGCCTGGGACCCAATCGGGCCAGAAGCTGAGGATGAGGGAGCGGGGGGTACCTTCTGCGACCCGGGAGGGTATGCGTGGCGACCAGATTGTTACGGTAGAGATTGTCGTTCCGCAGGTGCAGGATGAGAAATCGAAGGAGATCCTGCGCGAACTGGCCAGACTCAACCCGGCAGATCCCAGGGCGGGCATCTGGGCCAAGATTTAGCCACGACTGTTTCTGCATCTCTGCCGGGCTGATTTTGCGGCACGTGACGGGATTCGAGGGAGGAAGGTGGACGACACAAAACAGGTCCGAAGCGATGCTAATGAGCTACTGAATGCCGTTGTGAACTATGCGCGGCGGATGCTCATCAAATACGGCGAATTTGCGCCGATAGGCTTTTCCTTGTCCCCCGAGCGACGGATCCATAACGAAACCGTCGCACATCCGGACCTGCCGGCCGATCCGCCGATGCTCCTGGAGCTTCTGGAGCAGCAATTCCGGGAGCGGGCCAGCAGGGGTGAGATTATTGCGGCCGCGGCGGGAGCGAATGTTGTCCTGGAAAAACCAACCAACGAGGGGCACAAGGACGCAGTCATGATTGAGATTGAGCACCGGAATGGTTACTGCGTGAAAGCGTTTGTTCCATACAGAATGAGTGGAGGTTTTCTTCACAATCTGCTTCCCCGTATTGTGCGCTTCGGAGGGCTCCGGGTGCAGGATGCGGCAGGCCGCTGGTTTGTGGAGCGATAGAAGCCTTATGCCGACAAAACGTAAATCCAAAGGAGCATACATGATCTCGGCGGTGGCCGAGATGTACGGCATCCATCCGCAGACACTGCGGCTGTATGAGCGCGAAGGGCTGCTGAAGCCTTCGCGCACGGAAGGCAATACCCGTCTCTATACGGATGAGGACCTGGAACGGCTGGAGTTCATTCTGAATCTGGCGCGCGATCTGGGCGTGAACATTGCCGGCATCGCAATTATTCTGCAAATGCGCGAGCGCATGGAAGAAATGAATCGGCAGATGCAGAGCTTTGTGGATTATGTGAGGACGGAAATGCTCAGCCGGATGCAGCAGGGCTTTCCACAACAGGAAGCAGCGATTGTGCCACTGCGCAGACCCATCGCCGTGCCTCAGGTGAAAGGCAGTGTTAAGAAAAACGAACCATCCACGAGGTAAGAACGGGCATGATGCAGGTGAGCCAGATCCGCAAATTGTGATGGAGTGTTTTCACCTCGGTTTTCTCCACACTTAGTAGTGCGGGAGATAGAGGATCCGTTTCCACCCTTGGTTTTACGGGAGGCAGTTCCAGCAGGCCCGTATCCAAAGACGTTTGATGCGGATCCAGGCCCTGCCCTTATTTTTCAATTTCTACGCCGCGCCAGAAGGCGATATGGTTTTTGATCTTGCGGGCTGCGGGCTTAGGGTCGGGATAATACCACGCTGCATCCTGGTTCTCCTGTCCGTCCACGACGACGCTGTAGTAGCGGGCCAGGCCTTTCCACGGACAGGTGGACGTCGTCGAGCTGGGGCGTAAAAACTCCCGTTTTACGGTATTTTCCGGGAAGTAAATGTTGCCTTCCACCGTCTCGTATGTATCACTTTCTGCAATCACTTTTCCGTTCCAGACTGCTTTGGCCATCGGTGTCATTCTGTCCTTGTTAAGTTGCAATCCCCGTATACATTAGCAGATGCTGCCAGGAGAATAAAGGACGCAAGGGCTTCAACTCAGGAGATGGTGCTCCATTTCCACGTCGGCAACATCCTGCGGTTTGCCCTCAAAGAAAGCATAAAGACAGGGGACAATGACCAGAGTCAGAAGGGTCGAGGTCACCAGGCCACCGATGACAACAATGGCCAATGGACGCTGAATTTCTGACCCCGGTCCTGTGGCGAAGAGAAAGGGAACCAGTCCAAGGGCGGCAACCGTTGCGGTCATCATGACGGGGCGGAAACGCAGATGGGTGCCCTCAAGGATGGCCTCTTGCTGTGACATTCCTCCTTCCCGCAATTTACGAATATAGGAGACCAGAACAACACCGTTCAGTACAGCAATGCC from Pseudacidobacterium ailaaui includes these protein-coding regions:
- a CDS encoding thiazole synthase; the encoded protein is MEPLVIAGRAFQSRLIVGTGKYKDGPETQAAIEASGAEMVTVAVRRVNLDRSKESLLDYIDPQRYFLLPNTAGCYTAEEAVRAARLAREVGISDWVKIEVIGDQATLYPDVQATLEATRILVKEGFTVLPYTSDDIVFAKRLIDAGAAAVMPLAAPIGSGLGIQNRATLQILREMITEVPLIVDAGVGTASDAVVAMELGADGVLMNTAIASAAHPVLMAEAMQHAVLAGRQAYLAGRMPRKLYATASSPLEGISR
- the ruvC gene encoding crossover junction endodeoxyribonuclease RuvC is translated as MRVFGIDCGTECTGYGVVEWESAHRDPVLKALAAGGIRLPKKLSLAQRLALLYAELSTLLAAHQPDVVAVEEVFYSVNAKSALKLGQVRGVALLAAANANLFVAEYAPLTIKSTVVGYGLAQKEQVQFMVTRLLHLDKTPEPADAADALAIAICHIHTTQTLTLQSGAVR
- a CDS encoding tetratricopeptide repeat protein codes for the protein MPLRLNLRLFLAFFCLTCVSIVGAQQSANLPSAHPPAKNQKQQPEMPPPPPEKPPALVDPAGPTVSLQTSEALFDVAVALNACGYDNGLSESDPVRMHVRDQVNQAAQQSEKAREARDKLCLFINQHRLADASRDLAQYVSLALYLTPPPALALSVDEEDLPPDANGIVEILPLLHSFADAIQLHLIWLANRAEYDEEVARLHNPLTQMIVSTNTYLKMPASTYSGIRFLVVLEPLLSPAQTNARVYGPDYVVVTSPVNGTIHMQEVRHTYLHYMIEPLLYSRASSLDRLLPILKTVRDAPLDFQYRADIVSLVIECLIRAVEARTMDTGVQEYKIPADVRRSDLERETQKRNASLQKIAAIRQQAVNRDMTAGFVLTQYFYDQLIAFEHTPESLSEAIGPMVYGMDVDQQVHRARDIDFAEEGSSDVISHASRRPHGLDLAEIKLHQGDAAGAEQLAEQALKDHTPDPGRANYILALTSLMQGHMDAAEKSFNETIRLSKDPRLLAWSHIYLGRIHDVRDERDQALVEYQTALTVRDGQPDTKAAAEKGLKQPFALPKRAQQDDNDGNDAPSSTPSGSAEKAQPPR
- a CDS encoding N(4)-(beta-N-acetylglucosaminyl)-L-asparaginase, with the protein product MTTRRDFLSRAAVTAAGLVTIPSPVDAQMAESVKRLTPPGKSVIVTRETGDHTVDEAWKMLQDGADTLDACNHICMGREDDPNDHSVGYGGLPNEDGVVELDACCMHGPSRMAGSVGAIQNIRHACLVARLIMERSGHVMLTGQGAEHFAVMHGLKREDLLTDDARKMWLLWKESRTSQNFWGPPMSAPGGKDANPAPVLNHSAIPRHPGPEWAEVVRLRSQQLMAMAADLGIPPQKRALAAAQILWPTTGTVHVSVVNTKGEMSGATSTSGQAFKIAGRLGDSPIIGAGCYTDQDVGSAGATGSGEENIKVAGAHTIVELMRQGMTPREAGLEALRRIVRNYNGDMQKLRYLDMIYYIVRKDGAYAGCSLWSTTASGAPKTFVVHDGVKRTETCAWLLDGTTTN
- a CDS encoding serine hydrolase domain-containing protein, giving the protein MRRLLCIFLLCVGAAAQSLPVQPVHHLSDALQSKVDEAAAQVLEQTGVPSASIAIVQKGEIVYTHAYGKARLDPPLPASPGMRYSIGSISKQFTAAAVLLLEQQGRLSVDDPVSKYIPGLTRGDEVTIRMLLSHTSGYQDYWPEDYLMPPMRKPTTAQHILDTWAKKPLDFEPGTKWQYSNTNYVIAGLIVEKVSGEPLMKFLQEHIFAPLKMQSVYDTDLARLGDTDAEGYIRYALGPLRPAPKEGAGWMFAAGELAMPAYDLALWDISMMDRSLLAPGSYQQMFTSVKLKDGTDTGYGLGVFTTPRMGHAALEHTGEVSGFVAENIVFPDDKAAIVVLTNQDASSAASAIARQLTPLVLGIEAKSAQGAEAQTLRIFKGLQQGQIDRTLFTENCNAYFSQQALEDFASSLKPLGDPVSFRQVAEELRGGMTFREFAVEFAHTLQRLRVTTYTMPDGKLEQYLVIPVQ
- a CDS encoding DnaJ C-terminal domain-containing protein → MPATQNKDYYAILGIKKTATQDEVRKAFRKLARKYHPDVNPGDKKAEEKFKEISEAHDILSDEKKRKIYDQFGFYSDQIDPAAAEAAARGYQAHGAGAQQEVPFDFGGFDFSDFAGGTGGGGTQSSGWGSFRDIFSGIFNREERQRGPVPGTDLEYQVTVDFWTAIRGGSARVQVQRQEVCPTCKGRSTTGGSYTCPECHGTGQVTQMGGRMKFNIPCPSCGGSGKRQSSCATCHGEGVVMRSEPIEFRIKPGTRDGQRIRLAGKGNAGRNGGAPGDLYLIVRTGAHPVFTRQGDDIHMTVPVTVTEAALGAKVEVPTIDGRAQLRIPPGTQSGQKLRMRERGVPSATREGMRGDQIVTVEIVVPQVQDEKSKEILRELARLNPADPRAGIWAKI
- a CDS encoding heat shock protein transcriptional repressor HspR encodes the protein MPTKRKSKGAYMISAVAEMYGIHPQTLRLYEREGLLKPSRTEGNTRLYTDEDLERLEFILNLARDLGVNIAGIAIILQMRERMEEMNRQMQSFVDYVRTEMLSRMQQGFPQQEAAIVPLRRPIAVPQVKGSVKKNEPSTR
- a CDS encoding DUF427 domain-containing protein; amino-acid sequence: MAKAVWNGKVIAESDTYETVEGNIYFPENTVKREFLRPSSTTSTCPWKGLARYYSVVVDGQENQDAAWYYPDPKPAARKIKNHIAFWRGVEIEK